The following nucleotide sequence is from Trifolium pratense cultivar HEN17-A07 linkage group LG2, ARS_RC_1.1, whole genome shotgun sequence.
TAAAGTCTGATCAATAATTTGTTCCAAcaagaaaaagttgaaaattgTTCTTTTTGATGTGTTAATCCTCTGATTTTCGAGCGAAAAATTTCAATTTGGTATCTATCATCTGATAGTTGATTTTTCTGAatggcaaattgttagtatgttcattgttatattagttttttacaCCTTGCCAGAACTGAACTCTGGACCTCTGATTCCTTttaactcttagctcaactagttcaaccagttgagctaccttCTCATAGTTGATTAATCAGTCCTTAAGCTGaataccatttttttaaaaaaaattatttggtagTTGAATGTGTTGTTCAGATATTTTCTGTTTGTTGGATTGAAGGGGTTGGATTTTGTTATAGCTGAGGCTAGAAAGCATGGGATTAAGCTCATACTAAGCTTGGTGAACAACTATGAGAGTTTTGGAGGAAAGAAGCAATATGTGAATTGGGCTAGAAGTAATAATGGACAGTATTTGACATCAGATGATGATTTCTTTAGGAACCCTGTTGTTAAAGGTTTCTACATCAACCATGTTAAGGTTAGTTCTTACTAGAAATTCTGTTTGCATACTTagtataaaatttatatgaaaattatCTTAAGGATGAAATTAAAACATTAGGAAATGATATTttctaatttataaaatatatgagACTGTGATTGATGCCGCATCAGTAACATTTGATTGTGACTCTGTAGTGTACAATATAATATTATGGtcttaaatataattaaaaattggtcgattaaaattgatgtatttaatctaaattttgataatttaatatgatttatttgtcTACATCTTGCACAGACTGTTCTTAACAGGTACAACAGTTTTACTGGAATTCATTACAAAGATGACTCAACAATAATGGCATGGGAGCTTATGAATGAACCTAGGTGTACATCAGATCCTTCAGGAAGAACTATTCAggtcaagtttttttttaatttttattctttacttgcttcttctttcttcttctacccctttttccttttttcttttctctcttttcctcTTTTGACTCATACTCCACCTTTATTCCTCTCATAGACAGTGACCCTTCAAATCTTGCACTGAAAATACTTTTAATTTGCCAAATAAATTacactttaattattttataaattttatttatttttttctttgaaaaatataaatttcattTATATGCACTACGTCACTGCTCCATCcgatcttaaatataaacaaaatatgcAGCCATAGGGTCTAACGCAATTGGTTGGTGCCCAAAATGTATTCGCGTTGTGAACTTTGGAGTACCAAATTCATTTCTTAAAAATTATGTTGCTAGTCTCCGTAAACATAGTTCGGTTGGTAAAAAaacattgcatataatataatatgtaaAGATCGGCTGATACTCCTaattattcatcttaaaaagaTGAAATTCTAGCTATTATACTCTTCGATAAAAAAATATGCTGCTCATATTACAGTATGTCCAAAAGTTTGGTTAAGAAAATTTGACTTTTGTTGATGTAACTTTTTCTAGTATTTATAGACTATAAGAGCATGATTTGGACAAATTTCACGAATCACGGGCCTGATTTCACGGCTATGCTATTCTTTCATGAACTGATTAAGACTGTTTAACTTTAACTTTTGATTATAGGCTTGGATTACGGAAATGGCTTCTTTAGTAAAGTCAATTGACAGGAATCACTTGCTGGAAGCTGGACTTGAAGGGTTTTATGGTCAATCAACACCACAAAGGACACAATTGAATCCTGCTTTGAACATAGGAACAGATTTCATTGCCAACAATCGAATCCCAGACATTGATTTTGCAACAGTTCATTGTTACCCCGACcaatggtaacaaaaaaaaaaaactttgttaaTCACAATTTTAGTCCCGTAATTACAGAACTgagagtttgatttttttaacaatagaGCCTATCTTTGGCATCACGATGGGTATGACAGAATCATGGTGATTCAAcatgattttttcaaaaactacAGTGTAGCTTCTGTAAAATCACGGTGGATCACCGTGATTCTGGCGCATTACCACGCTACCAAACATAGGCATAATTTTTGTccttaaaaattttaaaatggtgtCAAAAGTTAAAAATCCTTTATTGCATTAGTTTTTGAAGATGAATTTTAGGATTAAGGAAAGCTATAAAACTATATTAtgttttttgtacaaaaaaagctatatttatgtttttttataactaTGTTATTGTTGCAAAATTGCGAAATTGCGAATTATTCACTGACTTTGTTCACGACTAATTTTTTCGTTGCACAAACACAGGGAACAAAATTCAAATGAGCAAGATCAACTAGCATTTTTGAATAACTGGCTCAATGCTCATTTCCTAGATGCACAATATGCTCTAAAGAAACCAATACTTGTAGCAGAATTCGGAAAATCATTCAAAGATTCCGGTTACAGTACCTACCAGAGAGATCAACTTTTCAATACCGTGTACTACAAGATATATGCGTCTGCGAAAAGAGGCGGTCCTGCGAGTGGAGCAATGTTTTGGCAACTTCTTACCGAAGGAATGGAATCTTTCGACGATGGATATGGAATAACGCTTGGCCAGAGTTCTTCTACTGCTAATGTCATTGCTCAGCAATCTCATAAGTTATACCTTATTCGGAAGATCTACGCGAGGATTGCTAATGAAAGAAGATGGAAAAGAGCTAGAGGTAATCGAAGGTCTTCGCGATTTGGTGGAAATAGAGGAGGACAAATTGGGTTTTGAAAATGGAATTTGGATTAGTATTTACTTATTGTTTGTGTTTTTAAAGTAAAGAGGTTTCGCTCTTTGAGATGAATCAGAATGTTTATTTCGTCCAAGAGGGTAACGTAACTAAATTATGTATACATGTTTTTAATGTTATGTAATGCTTTCAGCTTCTCATTTGTTTATCAGAGAGCTGCTAGTGATTTTTCATTTGCATGtacttgttttttgtttgtctaaCAATCACACTAATATTGTGATAGTACTATTAATTTTTCATGTTTTACTTAAGCTTTCTCAGTATTGAGatgttaaaaaaatgataataccAAAAGACAAATATAGTAGAGTTTTATGGATCAACtcagtggcggaaccaggaaATAAAATTCGGGTGGGCCGCTAAtaagcacaatttttttttttaaaaaaaattgttcataaaaaaagtaaattgcataCTTTAAATAATATTCCACATGTGTTAAGCAGCTTGAAATTATCAATAACTTACtttaaactaatatttgcacaaaattgattatcaaaaaataatatattttattatattatataaaaaataatgattggtttttaattcaaaatagtttgtgtatttttagaaaaaaataaataaatagaaactatccattttttgtactgaaaatcaactgttttttttttgtacctataaataaataaaatatcttttttggaaTCCAAAAATTGTGGCCGGAGAGTGTTTTTTTAAAGaggaaaacataaaaaattcaaaaattaatgcTGGTGAGGGTTGAACCAGCGCCCTTTGGGTAAACAAGCGTGTCCCAATCCGCTAGGCTACACCATCAACTTTGTAAAAACTCTAAAATGTGTTTGTTATAACTATAGGTAACAAGTTAGATCTTATAAGGTCTCTCCATAAAATGTTTT
It contains:
- the LOC123910364 gene encoding mannan endo-1,4-beta-mannosidase 7-like, translating into MKHFVLFFLLAILVHQEYYCFNVEASGGDGFVRTRGIHFMLNGNPYYANGFNAYWLMYTAADPSQRFKVSNAFHEATSHGLTVARTWAFSDGGYSPLQYSPGFYNEQMFKGLDFVIAEARKHGIKLILSLVNNYESFGGKKQYVNWARSNNGQYLTSDDDFFRNPVVKGFYINHVKTVLNRYNSFTGIHYKDDSTIMAWELMNEPRCTSDPSGRTIQAWITEMASLVKSIDRNHLLEAGLEGFYGQSTPQRTQLNPALNIGTDFIANNRIPDIDFATVHCYPDQWEQNSNEQDQLAFLNNWLNAHFLDAQYALKKPILVAEFGKSFKDSGYSTYQRDQLFNTVYYKIYASAKRGGPASGAMFWQLLTEGMESFDDGYGITLGQSSSTANVIAQQSHKLYLIRKIYARIANERRWKRARGNRRSSRFGGNRGGQIGF